Proteins encoded together in one Catellatospora citrea window:
- a CDS encoding class I SAM-dependent methyltransferase encodes MNNVRDRLSNVWWEQQLGISTRGLTLIDHEDSSRYTTMGYRTVERVLDHLDLQPSDVFVDVGSGKGRVLCCAARREVKQVIGVELDGALCDVARDNALRLRGRRAPIAVETVLAQDFDYAAATVFFLFDPFGAATLGQLLDKVQADTRGRQVRFAYANPTHDNVFQAQPWLERTATWDSGQAGTEHTIHFYRSR; translated from the coding sequence ATGAACAACGTGCGCGACCGGCTCAGCAACGTCTGGTGGGAACAGCAGTTGGGCATCTCCACCAGGGGTCTGACCCTGATCGACCATGAGGACTCGTCGCGATACACCACGATGGGCTACCGCACGGTCGAGCGCGTGCTGGACCACCTCGATCTGCAGCCGTCGGACGTGTTCGTCGACGTCGGCAGCGGCAAGGGCCGGGTGCTCTGCTGCGCGGCGCGGCGCGAGGTCAAACAGGTCATCGGCGTGGAGCTCGATGGCGCCCTGTGCGACGTCGCCCGGGACAACGCGCTCCGCCTGCGCGGTCGCCGGGCCCCGATCGCCGTGGAGACGGTGCTGGCCCAGGACTTCGACTACGCTGCGGCGACCGTGTTCTTCCTGTTCGACCCGTTCGGCGCGGCCACCCTCGGCCAGCTGCTCGACAAGGTGCAGGCCGACACCCGTGGCCGGCAGGTCCGGTTCGCCTACGCCAACCCCACCCACGACAATGTCTTCCAGGCGCAGCCGTGGCTGGAGCGCACGGCGACCTGGGACAGCGGACAGGCCGGCACCGAGCACACGATCCACTTCTACCGCAGCCGGTAG
- a CDS encoding class I adenylate-forming enzyme family protein, which yields MGWRDKRSNAADHLLDTGRADDVAVVDGAQRYTYRDLRGAVARLIEALGELDLPRGSHVAVLGPNSFFWIAGYLAAMKAGCVAVPVSDRATLEEVRRNLALVGAAAAFVDRRALRRFDAALEGIAPVTDEALTSAGRLDEAWPELPAATECDLDADAALMFTSGTTSQPKAVRVTHRNILANTDSIVGYLGLGAEDRVLVVLPFYYCYGASLLHTHLRVGGRVVLLNSFAFPEVALDLLEREQCTVLAGVPSTFQLLLRAASFTARELPSLRVVQQAGGKLAPVLVEELLEARNTARLFLMYGQTEATARLSYLPPELLRSKPDSIGRGIAGVELHVLDEAGDPVRPGEQGEIYARGESICPGYYGAPAESAAKFTPSGLRTGDLATIDEDGDVFIVDRRDDFIKTWGFRVSSQEIEDCALRLDRLTSAAAVGVPDLAAGEAVILFVVARPGAEVTPDEVLAVCRAHLAKHMVPAGVFVVDALPLTGNGKVAKARLVTAAAGGTPTA from the coding sequence GTGGGCTGGCGCGATAAGCGCTCCAACGCCGCCGACCACCTGCTCGACACCGGCCGCGCGGACGATGTCGCGGTCGTGGACGGCGCCCAGCGGTATACGTACCGTGACCTTCGCGGCGCGGTGGCCCGCCTGATCGAGGCCCTGGGCGAGCTGGATCTGCCACGGGGCTCGCACGTGGCCGTGCTGGGACCCAACTCGTTCTTCTGGATCGCGGGTTATCTCGCGGCGATGAAGGCGGGCTGCGTCGCGGTGCCGGTGTCGGACCGGGCCACGCTGGAGGAGGTGCGCCGCAACCTGGCTCTGGTCGGCGCCGCGGCCGCCTTCGTGGACCGCCGCGCGCTGCGCCGGTTCGACGCCGCGCTGGAGGGCATCGCGCCTGTCACCGACGAGGCGCTGACGTCGGCCGGCCGGCTCGACGAGGCGTGGCCGGAACTGCCCGCCGCGACCGAGTGCGACCTGGACGCCGACGCCGCGCTGATGTTCACCTCGGGCACCACGTCCCAGCCGAAGGCGGTGCGGGTCACCCACCGCAACATCCTGGCCAACACCGACTCGATCGTCGGCTATCTCGGCCTGGGGGCCGAGGACCGGGTGCTCGTGGTGCTGCCGTTCTACTACTGCTACGGCGCCTCGCTGCTGCACACCCACCTGCGGGTGGGCGGCCGGGTCGTGCTGCTGAACTCGTTCGCGTTCCCGGAGGTCGCGCTGGACCTGCTGGAGCGGGAGCAGTGCACCGTCCTGGCCGGCGTGCCGTCCACGTTCCAGCTGCTGCTGCGCGCCGCCAGTTTCACCGCGCGCGAGCTGCCCTCACTGCGGGTGGTTCAGCAGGCCGGCGGCAAGCTGGCGCCGGTGCTGGTGGAGGAGCTGCTGGAGGCGCGGAACACGGCGCGGCTGTTCCTCATGTACGGCCAGACCGAGGCGACCGCGCGCCTGTCCTACCTGCCACCGGAGCTGCTGCGCAGCAAGCCCGACTCGATCGGCCGCGGCATCGCGGGCGTGGAGTTGCACGTGCTCGACGAGGCCGGCGACCCGGTGCGGCCGGGTGAGCAGGGCGAGATCTATGCCCGGGGCGAGAGCATCTGCCCGGGTTACTACGGCGCGCCGGCGGAGTCGGCCGCCAAGTTCACCCCGTCCGGGCTGCGCACCGGCGACCTCGCGACCATCGACGAGGACGGCGACGTCTTCATCGTCGATCGGCGGGACGACTTCATCAAGACGTGGGGCTTCCGGGTGTCGAGCCAGGAGATCGAGGATTGCGCGCTGCGCCTCGACCGGCTCACCTCCGCCGCCGCCGTCGGCGTGCCCGACCTGGCGGCCGGGGAGGCGGTCATCCTGTTCGTCGTGGCCCGGCCCGGTGCCGAGGTCACCCCGGACGAGGTGCTGGCGGTCTGCCGGGCACACCTCGCCAAGCACATGGTGCCGGCCGGCGTGTTCGTGGTGGACGCCCTTCCGCTGACCGGCAACGGCAAGGTGGCCAAGGCGCGTCTGGTCACCGCGGCCGCGGGCGGCACACCGACGGCATGA
- the acpS gene encoding holo-ACP synthase, with translation MNGSVGTDIVSVARIAKLMDRRGDQFLRRWFTPGEVAYCVGKAVPSRHVAARLAAKEAVVKALPFGWTGAVPWRMVEILSGRHGAPAVQLSGTMLAEAQRAGVVDIQISMSHCDEFATAVAMVTSSAQEPAPPPAAQAQASQQGGSPPLQEATGMTVVDRRQVEQILAEWSDMREEHTDPELEAVRLAILVEDVFEVILVDDDIDLAVLTDPDAMVRALGRAHGGVSR, from the coding sequence GTGAACGGCAGCGTCGGCACGGACATCGTCTCGGTCGCGCGGATCGCGAAACTCATGGACCGGCGTGGGGACCAGTTCCTGCGTCGCTGGTTCACCCCGGGCGAGGTCGCCTACTGCGTCGGCAAGGCGGTGCCGAGCCGGCACGTCGCGGCGCGGCTGGCCGCGAAGGAGGCGGTGGTCAAGGCGCTGCCGTTCGGCTGGACGGGCGCGGTGCCGTGGCGCATGGTCGAGATCCTGAGCGGCCGCCACGGCGCGCCGGCCGTCCAGCTGTCCGGCACGATGCTGGCCGAGGCGCAGCGGGCGGGCGTCGTCGACATCCAGATCTCGATGTCCCATTGCGACGAGTTCGCCACGGCCGTGGCCATGGTGACCTCGTCCGCCCAGGAGCCCGCACCGCCGCCGGCGGCGCAGGCGCAAGCCAGTCAGCAGGGCGGCTCGCCGCCCCTGCAGGAAGCGACAGGTATGACGGTGGTGGATCGCAGGCAGGTCGAGCAGATCCTGGCCGAGTGGTCGGACATGCGGGAGGAGCACACCGACCCGGAGCTCGAGGCGGTGCGGTTGGCGATCCTGGTCGAGGACGTCTTCGAGGTGATCCTGGTCGACGACGACATCGACCTGGCGGTGCTGACCGATCCGGATGCCATGGTCCGGGCGCTGGGCCGGGCGCACGGCGGAGTGTCGCGCTGA
- a CDS encoding acyl carrier protein: protein MEMQVRTELVDFVVSNYLFGEASRLPGDHDSLVEQGIIDSTGVLELVEFLEERFGIQVSETETIPDNLGSIANLTKFVEGKKAGSGLAR from the coding sequence ATGGAGATGCAGGTCCGTACGGAGCTCGTAGACTTCGTCGTCAGCAACTATCTGTTCGGCGAGGCCTCGCGGCTGCCGGGCGATCACGACTCATTGGTGGAGCAGGGCATCATCGACTCGACCGGGGTGCTGGAGCTGGTGGAGTTCCTGGAGGAGCGCTTCGGCATCCAGGTCTCCGAAACTGAGACCATTCCGGACAACCTCGGCTCGATCGCCAATCTGACGAAGTTCGTCGAGGGCAAGAAGGCCGGCAGTGGGCTGGCGCGATAA
- a CDS encoding lipopolysaccharide biosynthesis protein, whose amino-acid sequence MTTDRLSTPTADAGADPPVPADRATHAGDAPEATGDPGTPRAAGRLPRAAVLWSYVLTIGRFGTTAAVTVIMARFLSPHEYGVMALAMVWVTFGQTLAMHGPGQAVVQREDVDDSHFDAAFWSTLGTGAALAAVFAVGAPLWAALNDTPDLVPVSLVLAPVMILNAMVVVPDAILRRQLRFRSLSVRWLVAGLVSGVVGVLGAVLGWGVWALVAQQVVMSVISAVGVWIAVRWRPGFRRIGPALRELRKYSLHSLSGFFASFVAVRTDAVLLGPIFGPVAIGLYRFVTRIAEMVNDIATGGLAQVAMPHLSREAASQAEFTRSAIRYFHIGTLVAFPLFGVMFATGPLFLRWIGPQWVAAGPAFRVICVAMAAVALGPIISAIYQAAGRPAMLAAISWGSAGFTVVSMLIAGRLFHDSGPGTQVLAIASTFAIVQWTGTLIALMLMSAQVVKGSLRGIVRTSLPAVGAAIGAAVAGLAVQPLLHELNSFLALAATGIVAGAVALAVLAAREREVSSRLGRLVRLGR is encoded by the coding sequence ATGACCACCGATCGACTGAGCACCCCCACCGCCGATGCCGGCGCTGATCCGCCTGTTCCGGCGGACCGGGCGACGCACGCCGGTGACGCGCCCGAGGCGACGGGGGATCCCGGGACCCCGCGCGCCGCGGGTCGGCTGCCCCGTGCCGCCGTTCTGTGGTCGTACGTGCTGACGATCGGCCGGTTCGGGACCACCGCCGCGGTCACCGTGATCATGGCCAGGTTCCTGTCCCCCCACGAGTACGGCGTGATGGCGCTGGCCATGGTGTGGGTGACCTTCGGCCAGACCCTCGCGATGCACGGCCCCGGCCAGGCCGTCGTGCAGCGCGAGGACGTCGACGACAGCCATTTCGACGCGGCGTTCTGGTCCACCCTCGGCACCGGGGCCGCGCTCGCCGCGGTCTTCGCGGTCGGGGCGCCGCTGTGGGCGGCGCTCAACGACACGCCCGATCTGGTCCCGGTCTCCCTCGTGCTCGCGCCGGTGATGATCCTCAACGCCATGGTGGTGGTGCCCGACGCCATCCTGCGCCGGCAGCTGCGGTTCCGGTCCCTGTCCGTGCGTTGGCTGGTGGCGGGGCTGGTCAGTGGCGTCGTCGGCGTCCTGGGCGCGGTCCTCGGCTGGGGAGTCTGGGCGCTGGTCGCCCAGCAGGTCGTCATGTCGGTCATCTCGGCGGTGGGCGTGTGGATCGCGGTCCGCTGGCGGCCGGGTTTCCGGCGCATCGGGCCGGCCCTGCGCGAGCTGCGGAAGTACTCGCTGCACTCGCTGTCCGGCTTCTTCGCGAGTTTCGTCGCGGTGCGCACCGACGCGGTGCTGCTCGGGCCGATCTTCGGACCGGTGGCGATCGGCCTCTACCGGTTCGTCACCAGGATCGCCGAGATGGTCAACGACATCGCGACCGGCGGTCTGGCCCAGGTGGCGATGCCGCACCTGTCGCGCGAGGCGGCGTCGCAGGCGGAGTTCACGCGGTCGGCCATCCGCTACTTCCACATCGGCACGCTGGTCGCGTTCCCGCTGTTCGGCGTCATGTTCGCCACCGGCCCGCTGTTCCTGCGCTGGATCGGTCCGCAGTGGGTGGCCGCCGGTCCGGCGTTCCGGGTCATCTGCGTGGCCATGGCGGCGGTCGCGCTCGGCCCCATCATCAGCGCCATCTACCAGGCCGCCGGGCGTCCCGCCATGCTGGCGGCCATCAGCTGGGGGTCGGCCGGCTTCACGGTCGTCAGCATGCTGATCGCGGGCAGGCTGTTCCACGACTCCGGCCCCGGCACGCAGGTGCTCGCCATCGCGTCGACGTTCGCGATCGTGCAGTGGACCGGGACCCTCATCGCGCTCATGCTGATGTCGGCGCAGGTGGTCAAGGGTTCCCTGCGGGGCATCGTGCGCACGTCGCTGCCGGCGGTCGGTGCGGCGATCGGCGCTGCCGTGGCCGGGCTCGCCGTCCAGCCGCTGCTGCACGAGCTGAACAGCTTCCTGGCACTGGCCGCCACCGGGATCGTCGCCGGGGCGGTGGCGCTGGCAGTGCTGGCGGCCCGGGAGCGCGAGGTCTCCTCGCGGCTGGGCCGACTCGTCCGCCTTGGGCGCTGA
- a CDS encoding glutamate-1-semialdehyde 2,1-aminomutase, translated as MRRDESRRLRARAHDLIPGGAHTYAKGDDQYPADAPGFIARGSGCTVWDVDGNEFLEYGMGLRAVTLGHAYAPVLAAVRAQLELGVNFTRPAAIEVACAEQFLDVVAPDRDWMVKFAKNGSDATTAAVKLARAHTGRDMVAICAGQPFFSTDDWFIGSTAMPAGVTDTTRQLTARFGFNDPDSVAALFAAHPGRIAALVLEAAYQEPPAPGYLDQLRRLCDEHGTLLIVDEIINGFRIHQRGAAHLHGLTPDLVTFAKGMANGFSVAALAGRADLMELGGLRTRRERVFLLSSTYGAETHALAAAMATMAVYQAEPVIDRLRELGERLASGVRAVVAARGLSEHVDVAGHPANLVYVTRDAAGNRSQEFRTLFLDQLIRQGIIAPSFVVSYSHTEADIDRTVEAVDHVLSTYAKALADGVEHHLSGRPVQPVFRPYN; from the coding sequence ATGAGACGTGACGAGTCACGGCGGCTGCGTGCGCGCGCCCACGACCTGATCCCCGGGGGCGCGCACACGTATGCCAAGGGGGACGACCAGTACCCGGCGGACGCCCCGGGTTTCATCGCCCGGGGCAGCGGCTGCACGGTCTGGGACGTGGACGGCAACGAGTTCCTCGAGTACGGCATGGGCCTGCGCGCGGTCACGCTGGGCCACGCCTACGCCCCCGTGCTCGCCGCGGTGCGCGCGCAGCTCGAACTCGGCGTCAACTTCACCCGCCCGGCCGCGATCGAGGTGGCGTGCGCGGAGCAGTTCCTGGACGTCGTCGCACCCGACCGGGACTGGATGGTGAAGTTCGCCAAGAACGGCTCGGACGCGACCACGGCCGCGGTGAAGCTGGCGCGGGCGCACACCGGGCGGGACATGGTGGCGATCTGCGCCGGGCAGCCGTTCTTCTCCACCGACGACTGGTTCATCGGCAGCACCGCCATGCCGGCCGGCGTCACCGACACCACCCGGCAGCTCACCGCCCGGTTCGGGTTCAACGACCCGGACAGTGTGGCGGCGCTGTTCGCCGCGCACCCGGGCCGGATCGCCGCCCTGGTGCTGGAGGCCGCCTATCAGGAGCCGCCCGCCCCCGGTTACCTCGACCAGCTGCGCCGGCTGTGCGACGAGCACGGGACGCTGCTGATCGTCGACGAGATCATCAACGGCTTCCGCATCCACCAGCGCGGTGCCGCCCACCTGCACGGGCTCACCCCCGACCTGGTCACCTTCGCCAAGGGCATGGCCAACGGGTTCTCGGTGGCGGCGCTGGCGGGCCGCGCCGACCTGATGGAGCTCGGCGGCCTGCGCACCCGGCGCGAGCGGGTGTTCCTGCTGTCATCCACCTACGGGGCGGAGACGCATGCGCTGGCGGCGGCGATGGCGACGATGGCGGTTTACCAGGCAGAGCCGGTCATCGACCGGCTGCGGGAGCTCGGTGAGCGCCTCGCCTCGGGGGTGCGCGCGGTGGTGGCGGCACGCGGGCTGTCCGAGCACGTCGACGTGGCGGGCCACCCGGCCAATCTCGTCTACGTGACGCGGGACGCCGCGGGCAACCGGTCCCAGGAGTTCCGCACCCTGTTCCTCGACCAGCTGATCCGGCAGGGCATCATCGCGCCCTCGTTCGTGGTGTCCTACTCGCACACCGAGGCGGACATCGACCGCACCGTCGAGGCGGTGGACCACGTTCTGAGCACGTACGCCAAGGCGCTGGCCGACGGCGTCGAGCACCACCTGAGCGGCCGGCCGGTGCAGCCGGTGTTCCGCCCGTACAACTGA
- the nadE gene encoding NAD(+) synthase, which translates to MTSSGTAFGPDSLRIDADLETARISATLSSYLASTKRRGIVVALSGGIDSSVVAAACVAALGKERVFGLHMPERDSSDDTLGLSRLVADSLGIESVHEDITPLLEAAGCYQRRDDAIRLVCPEYGPGYKSKIVLPSVIDSDSFRLYSVVVQAPDGTLTKHRLTTESYLGIVAATNFKQRVRKMMEYYHADRLNYAVSGTPNRLEYDQGFFVKLGDGSADVKPIAHLYKTQVYQLADHLGVPADISARPSTTDTYSLPQSQEEFYFSLPYQRMDLCLYGLNNGVPVDAVAEAVGLTSEQVLRVYRDIDQKRRTSNYLHLAPRLAVDVPEISHGG; encoded by the coding sequence ATGACCAGCTCGGGCACGGCGTTCGGGCCGGACAGCCTGCGGATCGACGCCGATCTGGAGACGGCCAGGATCTCAGCCACGCTGAGCTCGTACCTGGCGAGCACCAAGCGACGGGGCATCGTGGTCGCCCTGTCCGGGGGCATCGACTCCAGCGTCGTCGCGGCCGCCTGCGTCGCGGCGCTCGGCAAGGAACGCGTCTTCGGCCTGCACATGCCGGAACGTGACTCGTCGGACGACACCCTGGGGCTCAGCCGCCTGGTGGCGGACAGCCTCGGCATCGAGTCGGTGCACGAGGACATCACCCCGCTGCTCGAGGCGGCCGGCTGCTACCAGCGGCGCGACGACGCGATCCGGCTCGTCTGCCCCGAGTACGGCCCAGGGTACAAGTCGAAGATCGTGCTCCCGAGCGTGATCGACTCGGACAGCTTCCGGCTGTACTCCGTCGTGGTGCAGGCCCCGGACGGCACGCTGACCAAGCACCGCCTCACCACCGAGTCCTACCTGGGCATCGTCGCGGCGACCAACTTCAAGCAGCGGGTCCGCAAGATGATGGAGTACTACCACGCGGACCGGTTGAACTACGCGGTGTCGGGCACCCCGAACCGGCTCGAATACGACCAGGGCTTCTTCGTGAAGCTCGGTGACGGCTCGGCCGACGTCAAGCCGATCGCGCACCTGTACAAGACGCAGGTCTACCAGCTGGCGGACCACCTCGGGGTGCCCGCCGACATCTCGGCCCGGCCGTCCACCACGGACACCTACTCGTTGCCGCAGTCGCAGGAGGAGTTCTACTTCTCCCTGCCGTACCAGCGGATGGACCTGTGCCTGTACGGCCTCAACAACGGTGTCCCGGTGGACGCCGTCGCCGAGGCGGTGGGCCTGACCTCCGAGCAGGTGCTGCGGGTGTACCGGGACATCGACCAGAAGCGGCGCACCTCGAACTACCTGCACCTGGCACCGCGGCTGGCTGTGGATGTTCCGGAGATCAGCCACGGTGGGTAA
- the asnB gene encoding asparagine synthase (glutamine-hydrolyzing), whose product MCGICGVASFEKTPDRELLLDMMRQLVHRGPDGCGYYRDERVALGHTRLAIVDAAGGAQPMCNEDGTRWVSFNGEIFNYVELAEELRGRGHTFRTVSDTEVIVHAWEEWGEDCFRRFNGQWALALWDRRARRLVLSRDRVGVRPLFYAHSAAGLVFASEVKSLFADPSLPRALDPAGLDETLTYWSTVAPRTVFAGVEQLPPGHYAVYDESGFRTAPYWTLTFPDRAQPVPDLQETTQELREKLVEAARLRFLRSDVPVGAYLSGGLDSSITTAVVARYTEAPLHTFSLRFSSDEFDEGDYQKVMASVLGTQHHDIVVGPRAIADVFPEVVRHAEAPLLRTAPAPLYLLSKLVRDSGYKVVVTGEGADEVFAGYDIFREARVRRFWAADPDSPKRQRAAELLYPWMVRSPGQAPAFARSFFGRNLDTADPALSHRPRWDATTVLKRMLSPDLQAAIGEGSADPAGLAAALPAGSERWDPLGRAQWLETTTLLSGYILASQGDRMLMANSVEGRFPFLDANVLEFAANLPARYKLFGLDEKYLLKRAFADLVPEQIRRRPKQPYRAPDAASFFVDGTPDWFDDVMSAQAVRDAGVFRPEQVAGLVAKCRRTGGEQMSNTDSMRLMAVISTQLTHRTFIAGNGGATTAPALPALQVAVDLCQGDSAFDTHHGGNA is encoded by the coding sequence ATGTGCGGCATCTGCGGCGTCGCGTCATTCGAGAAGACTCCCGACCGCGAGCTGCTGCTGGACATGATGCGGCAGCTGGTGCACCGTGGCCCGGACGGCTGCGGCTACTACCGGGACGAGCGGGTCGCACTGGGCCACACGAGACTCGCGATCGTGGACGCCGCCGGCGGGGCACAGCCGATGTGCAACGAGGACGGCACCCGGTGGGTCTCCTTCAACGGCGAGATCTTCAACTACGTCGAGCTTGCCGAGGAGCTGCGCGGGCGGGGCCATACGTTCCGCACGGTGAGCGACACCGAGGTGATCGTGCACGCGTGGGAGGAGTGGGGCGAGGACTGCTTCCGCAGGTTCAACGGGCAGTGGGCGCTCGCGCTCTGGGACCGGAGGGCGCGGCGTCTGGTGCTGTCCCGCGACCGGGTCGGTGTCCGCCCGCTGTTCTACGCCCACAGCGCGGCCGGACTGGTGTTCGCCTCCGAGGTGAAATCGCTGTTCGCCGATCCGAGCCTGCCGCGTGCGCTGGACCCGGCCGGGCTCGACGAAACCCTGACCTACTGGTCGACGGTGGCGCCACGGACCGTCTTCGCAGGCGTCGAGCAGCTGCCGCCTGGGCACTACGCGGTGTACGACGAGTCCGGGTTCCGCACCGCGCCGTACTGGACCCTCACCTTCCCGGACCGCGCGCAGCCGGTGCCGGACCTGCAGGAGACCACGCAGGAGCTGCGGGAGAAGCTCGTCGAAGCCGCGCGGCTGCGATTCCTGCGCAGTGACGTGCCGGTGGGCGCGTACCTCTCGGGCGGCCTCGACTCGTCGATCACGACCGCGGTGGTGGCCCGGTACACCGAGGCGCCGCTGCACACGTTCTCGCTGCGGTTCTCCAGCGACGAGTTCGACGAGGGCGACTACCAGAAGGTCATGGCCTCGGTGCTGGGCACGCAGCACCACGACATCGTGGTCGGCCCGCGCGCCATCGCCGACGTGTTTCCCGAGGTGGTGCGGCACGCCGAGGCGCCGCTGCTGCGCACCGCGCCGGCCCCGCTGTACCTGCTGTCGAAGCTGGTGCGCGACAGCGGCTACAAGGTGGTGGTGACCGGGGAGGGCGCCGACGAGGTCTTCGCCGGCTACGACATATTCCGGGAAGCCCGGGTGCGCCGGTTCTGGGCCGCCGACCCCGACTCGCCCAAGCGGCAGCGCGCCGCCGAGTTGCTGTACCCGTGGATGGTGCGGTCCCCGGGCCAGGCCCCGGCGTTCGCCCGCAGCTTCTTCGGCCGCAACCTGGACACCGCGGACCCGGCGCTCTCGCACCGACCGCGCTGGGACGCGACGACCGTGCTCAAGCGCATGCTGTCGCCCGACCTGCAGGCCGCGATCGGCGAGGGCTCGGCCGACCCGGCCGGGCTCGCGGCCGCGCTGCCGGCCGGCAGCGAGCGCTGGGACCCGCTGGGCCGTGCCCAGTGGCTCGAGACGACCACCCTGCTCTCCGGCTACATCCTGGCGTCGCAGGGCGACCGCATGCTCATGGCCAACTCGGTCGAGGGCCGGTTCCCCTTCCTGGACGCCAACGTGCTCGAGTTCGCGGCCAACCTGCCCGCCCGCTACAAGCTCTTCGGCCTGGACGAGAAGTACCTGCTCAAGCGCGCCTTCGCCGATCTGGTGCCGGAGCAGATCCGGCGCCGCCCGAAGCAGCCGTACCGGGCGCCGGACGCGGCGAGCTTCTTCGTCGACGGCACGCCGGACTGGTTCGACGACGTCATGTCGGCGCAGGCCGTGCGGGACGCGGGCGTGTTCCGGCCCGAGCAGGTCGCCGGGCTGGTGGCCAAGTGCCGCCGCACCGGCGGCGAGCAGATGAGCAACACCGACAGCATGCGGCTCATGGCCGTGATCTCGACTCAACTCACCCACCGCACCTTCATCGCGGGCAACGGCGGGGCGACAACCGCACCGGCGCTCCCCGCGCTGCAGGTGGCAGTGGATCTGTGCCAAGGCGACAGCGCATTCGACACCCACCATGGAGGCAACGCATGA
- a CDS encoding acyltransferase has product MNSSVGPSVDLPAGDASTDASPAPPLMADGSRTMRSALRRPVATGETGAPKSLGQAVRIVLRMIWDDLTGALHYYYLVKLAGARIVPRPVRFVMYRLAGVRLQQSKIAPGLFIGGPPSNLTIGHNTSINVDCFFDCLAKVTLGRNVMVGMGAMIVTSDHEVGPDGTAQHQVIGRDVVIGDGVWLGARSTVLPGVTIGEGTIISAGAVVTRDCRPRAIYAGVPARLAGHLGGADRPGESAGTTSA; this is encoded by the coding sequence ATGAACTCGTCGGTCGGCCCTTCCGTGGACCTCCCCGCCGGCGACGCATCGACCGATGCGTCGCCGGCGCCACCGCTCATGGCAGACGGCTCCCGGACCATGCGGTCGGCGCTGCGCCGGCCGGTGGCGACCGGGGAGACCGGCGCTCCGAAGAGCCTGGGGCAGGCGGTGCGGATCGTGCTGCGGATGATCTGGGATGATCTGACCGGCGCGCTGCACTACTACTACCTGGTCAAACTCGCCGGGGCGCGGATCGTGCCGCGACCGGTGCGGTTCGTGATGTACCGGCTGGCCGGCGTACGCCTGCAACAGTCGAAGATCGCGCCCGGGCTGTTCATCGGCGGGCCCCCGTCGAACCTCACCATCGGGCACAACACCAGCATCAACGTCGACTGCTTCTTCGACTGCCTGGCCAAGGTGACGCTGGGCCGCAACGTCATGGTCGGCATGGGTGCGATGATCGTCACGAGCGATCACGAGGTCGGTCCGGACGGCACCGCCCAGCACCAGGTCATCGGTCGCGACGTCGTCATCGGCGACGGCGTGTGGCTGGGCGCGCGGTCGACGGTCCTGCCGGGGGTCACCATCGGCGAGGGGACCATCATCTCCGCCGGCGCGGTCGTCACGCGGGACTGCCGTCCCCGCGCCATCTATGCCGGGGTGCCCGCCCGTCTGGCCGGTCACCTCGGGGGCGCGGACCGGCCGGGCGAGAGCGCCGGCACCACGTCAGCCTGA
- a CDS encoding PIG-L deacetylase family protein — MLRLSEVQQVVVLGAHPDDIEIGAGGLLLTLAAANPGVRVHYVLCTGTPDRHAEAMAAAAAFLPGATLTTSLHTLPDGRLPAHWAEVKQIVDDAAASRPELVLSPWTGDAHQDHRLIGELVPTAFRSALHLQYEIPKWDGDLGRPHLYVPLTEEVAAAKVAHLDTCFGSQRDRDWWTEETFRGLMRLRGIECRAPYAEAFHCAKATLRLTA, encoded by the coding sequence ATGCTCCGGCTGTCCGAGGTCCAGCAGGTGGTGGTCCTGGGCGCCCATCCGGACGACATCGAGATCGGCGCGGGCGGGCTCCTGCTCACGCTGGCAGCCGCCAACCCGGGCGTACGGGTGCACTACGTGCTGTGCACCGGCACGCCCGACCGGCACGCGGAGGCGATGGCGGCCGCCGCCGCGTTCCTGCCCGGTGCCACGCTCACCACCAGCCTGCACACGCTGCCGGACGGGCGGCTGCCGGCGCACTGGGCCGAGGTGAAGCAGATCGTCGACGACGCCGCCGCCAGCCGGCCAGAGCTGGTGCTGTCGCCGTGGACCGGCGACGCCCACCAGGACCACCGGCTCATCGGCGAGCTGGTGCCCACCGCGTTCCGGTCCGCGCTGCACCTGCAGTACGAGATCCCCAAGTGGGACGGCGACCTCGGCCGGCCCCACCTGTACGTCCCGCTGACCGAGGAGGTCGCCGCCGCCAAGGTGGCCCACCTCGACACGTGCTTCGGCTCGCAGCGCGACCGCGACTGGTGGACCGAGGAGACCTTCCGCGGACTGATGCGGCTGCGTGGCATCGAATGCCGGGCGCCCTACGCCGAGGCGTTCCACTGCGCGAAGGCGACGCTGCGGCTCACCGCATGA